A segment of the Candidatus Eremiobacteraceae bacterium genome:
GATCACATACCGCTACTTCGACGCGAATTATCGCGGCGTCGCATGGAGTTCGGTGATCGATGCGTATCGGCCGCTTGTCGAGAGCGCCCCGTCGACGGCCGCACGCTACGCTCTGCTGCGCGGCATGCTCGCGCGTCTCGGCGACAGCCACACCGCCGTCTTCTCCCCGCTCGAACTTCGTTCGTCGGCGGCAAACTCCGGACAAATCGAAACGGTGACGTGGCGCGATCTCTCGCACGATATCGGCTACATCAAGGTCGGTTCGTTTCCCGACAACATTTCAGAAGCGATCGGGTGGGCGTTGCAGCAAGAGGGCGAACGCGCGGGAGTCGTGCTCGATTTGCGCGGCAATCCAGGCGGCATCGTCGATTC
Coding sequences within it:
- a CDS encoding S41 family peptidase, which encodes MNWELSAVPYWPIHRRRVLRQRLLALAIVAAIFVPAIFIRARLAAEPIGERVFDTVSSTITYRYFDANYRGVAWSSVIDAYRPLVESAPSTAARYALLRGMLARLGDSHTAVFSPLELRSSAANSGQIETVTWRDLSHDIGYIKVGSFPDNISEAIGWALQQEGERAGVVLDLRGNPGGIVDS